The following proteins are co-located in the Deltaproteobacteria bacterium HGW-Deltaproteobacteria-2 genome:
- a CDS encoding F0F1 ATP synthase subunit alpha, which produces METIKAEEISQIISEQIKSYEKKLDISETGTVLSVGDGIARVYGVQNAMAMELLEFPGGILGMVLNLEADNVGVAVLGEVTHIKEGDIVKRTGKIAQVPVGEALLGRVIDATGKPLDGKGPIETKEFRRIEMVAPGVIQRQPVNQPMYTGLKSIDAMTPIGRGQRELIIGDRQIGKTAIGVDAIIRQKDTGVKCIYVAIGQKKSTVAQVVERLKQYDALSYTCVVAGCASDPATLQYVAAYAGCSIGEYFRDNGQDALIIYDDLSKQAVAYRQISLLLRRPPGREAFPGDIFYNHSRLLERAARVSPELGGGSLTALPVIETQAGDVSAYIPTNVISITDGQVYLEPSLFFSGIRPAINVGLSVSRVGGAAQVKAMKQVAGTLKLDLAQYRELAAFAQFGSDLDKSTQAQLDRGVRLVELLKQPQFKPMSLSQEIVVLFAGTKGFIDKYEVDKVRVYEEQLLSFVESKHPDIMKEIEDKKIISPDLEKKMKEVMTSFDSVFVAE; this is translated from the coding sequence ATGGAAACAATTAAAGCTGAAGAAATTAGTCAAATTATTTCTGAGCAAATCAAAAGCTATGAGAAAAAGCTGGATATAAGCGAAACCGGAACAGTCTTGTCCGTTGGTGACGGTATTGCCCGAGTATACGGCGTGCAGAATGCAATGGCGATGGAACTTCTGGAATTTCCCGGCGGAATCTTAGGCATGGTTCTCAATCTGGAAGCGGATAATGTCGGTGTTGCCGTTCTGGGTGAAGTTACTCACATCAAAGAAGGTGACATAGTAAAGAGAACCGGTAAAATCGCTCAGGTTCCCGTCGGTGAAGCTCTGCTGGGCCGCGTTATTGACGCTACAGGGAAACCGCTAGATGGAAAAGGACCGATTGAAACCAAAGAGTTTCGCCGAATTGAAATGGTCGCTCCCGGTGTTATTCAACGCCAGCCGGTTAATCAGCCGATGTATACAGGTCTCAAATCTATTGACGCTATGACGCCGATCGGACGTGGTCAGCGTGAGCTTATCATTGGAGACCGTCAGATAGGTAAAACAGCAATCGGAGTTGATGCTATCATCCGTCAGAAAGATACCGGTGTGAAATGTATCTATGTTGCTATCGGCCAGAAAAAATCTACAGTGGCTCAGGTTGTGGAAAGACTGAAACAATATGACGCTCTGTCTTATACCTGCGTTGTCGCCGGTTGCGCTTCGGATCCCGCGACGCTGCAATATGTTGCCGCTTATGCCGGTTGCAGTATCGGTGAATATTTCAGAGATAACGGCCAGGACGCCTTGATTATCTACGATGACTTGTCCAAGCAGGCCGTTGCCTATCGCCAGATTTCTCTGCTGCTGCGCCGTCCGCCGGGACGTGAAGCTTTCCCCGGCGATATTTTCTACAATCACTCCCGACTACTCGAGCGTGCGGCGCGTGTCAGCCCTGAACTCGGTGGCGGTTCTCTTACAGCTCTTCCGGTTATTGAAACACAGGCCGGTGACGTTTCCGCATATATTCCTACGAACGTTATCTCCATTACAGATGGCCAGGTTTATCTGGAACCGAGTTTGTTCTTCTCCGGTATTCGTCCGGCGATTAACGTTGGTCTTTCGGTTTCCCGCGTCGGTGGTGCGGCTCAGGTTAAGGCTATGAAACAGGTTGCCGGAACGCTGAAACTCGATCTGGCTCAGTATCGCGAACTGGCGGCTTTTGCCCAGTTCGGGTCCGATCTGGACAAATCAACGCAGGCACAGTTGGATCGCGGTGTTCGTCTGGTTGAATTACTCAAACAGCCGCAGTTCAAGCCGATGTCTCTTTCTCAGGAGATTGTAGTACTCTTTGCCGGAACCAAAGGATTCATTGATAAATACGAGGTGGATAAGGTTCGTGTATATGAGGAACAACTTCTAAGTTTCGTGGAAAGCAAACATCCCGATATTATGAAGGAGATAGAAGACAAGAAGATAATATCTCCCGATCTGGAAAAGAAGATGAAGGAAGTTATGACATCTTTTGATTCCGTTTTTGTAGCGGAATAA